A stretch of DNA from Gymnodinialimonas sp. 57CJ19:
TTGATTGAAGCGGGCTTTCGGATCGCATTGACCCGCTCCAATAACGCCGAGGCTGAATGGCGCTCGGTCATTCAAACGCTGGCCGCGCAGCAGGCCTATGAGGCGATTTACGACGGCTACGATAGTGCGCAGGTGGTTAACTTCCTGTTGCGCGAACCGACCAACCCCAGCTCTGTGCTGTCGATCATCAAGTCGGCCCGTGACAACGCGCGGCTGGTGCGCACGGCGCTGACAACCGAGGTTTGGTCAGCGGTGAACGAGTCCTGGATGTTGTTCACTGACCTTCTGAAAGACGAAATTCCGCAAACGGAACTGCCCGCCATTCTGGCCACGATCCGGCAGCAATCGGGGTTGGTGCGCGGGGCGTTGCACGGCACCATGTTGCGCAACGACGTTTATGACTTCTGCCGCCTTGGCACGTTTATCGAGCGGATGGACAACACCGCGCGGATCATCGACGTGAAGTATTACTCGCTTCTGCCTGCCCCGTCCTTCGTGGGCAGTCGCTTGGATAACGTGCAATGGGAAACCATGCTGCGGTCGGTCTCGGCGCATCGGTCATTTCGGTGGGCGGTGGAAGAGGATTTCAACGCCTCCACCATTGCCGAGTTCCTGATACTGGACCGCCGAATGCCTCGTGCCTTGGCCTTCAGTGCCGGAAAGGTTGTCAAAAGCCTGCAAAAACTGGGCGAGAACTACGGCGCATCGCCTGAATCCCATGAGATGGCGAACGTTCTCTGTGCCCGTTTGGTAAATCGCGATATCGACTCCATCTTCGAGGAAGGCCTGCACGAATTCGTTCGTTCGCTGATCGACAAGACAGCTGGCCTCGCTCACCAGATCGAGCTGGACTATAGGTTCGCGGCATGATGGACCTCAGCATCACCCACACAACTGAATACGCCTATAGCGCCCCGGTGGACTACGCGCTGCAAAAAGTGCGGTTGCGCCCTCTGGCCTCTGTCATGCAATCGCTGGCGGATTGGTCGCTTGAGGTATCCGGCGGCAAGGTCGAGGCGAGCTACAGGGACCATCACGGCAATCACGTTGATCTGGTCAGCATCACGCCCGGCGAACAAGTGCTGCGCATCACGGCCAGCGGAAATGTCACAACCCTGAACGACACGGGCGTGCTTGGCCCCGTCCATGGCCGTGCGCCGCTGTGGCATTTCCGCCAACCCACGGTTCTGACCATGCCGGGCGCGGCGATTGCCGCCTTG
This window harbors:
- a CDS encoding alpha-E domain-containing protein, which gives rise to MLGKTAGGLYWMFRSLERAENTARLIEAGFRIALTRSNNAEAEWRSVIQTLAAQQAYEAIYDGYDSAQVVNFLLREPTNPSSVLSIIKSARDNARLVRTALTTEVWSAVNESWMLFTDLLKDEIPQTELPAILATIRQQSGLVRGALHGTMLRNDVYDFCRLGTFIERMDNTARIIDVKYYSLLPAPSFVGSRLDNVQWETMLRSVSAHRSFRWAVEEDFNASTIAEFLILDRRMPRALAFSAGKVVKSLQKLGENYGASPESHEMANVLCARLVNRDIDSIFEEGLHEFVRSLIDKTAGLAHQIELDYRFAA